A single Desulfobaccales bacterium DNA region contains:
- the fliD gene encoding flagellar filament capping protein FliD: MADTTVSGLTSSLFYQPAITFTGLGSGIDSQTMINRLVEVEGRQLKRFSAWKEEWLAKIEALSALEDKLRAFRTTAAGMDSPGEFQVRQVSVSDPGMLAASAAPGAALGSHRLLIQQLAQNEVEVHQGLPGADTVVNASGTAKTLALTYAGSTFTVNVPSGATLTDLAAAINGSGANPGVQALVVDLGAAAGASRYRLMLQGRDTGAANTITVADALTTLNGTDGTLDFTAATFSETQNAANAQLRLNGYPPDGWIERSANLITDLIPGVSLSLSGTSATPVTVSVAPDTAAMQEKITALVERYNEVAAYIRELTKFDPVTKKAGLLLGNYVVQLVKSGLTQAATGNAPGFASPADPYLSLAQVGITTDADPSSPTFGQLKLDEAALSAALRERPEAVGELFAAAFAGVSDDTTGTISYVSALPDITKPGIYAVTATVQGGVLTGGTINGHPAIVSGDTLTGAAGFPEYGLAVKVALTDGDHTGVVRLKSGLSRTLRDRLDELLSLATGPVHILIKNYQDIINGIDDKIELETRRLEAYRQRLTEQFARLEAVLGQLNDQANYLAGQIQKMNNTRS; the protein is encoded by the coding sequence ATGGCAGACACCACCGTCAGCGGCCTCACGTCCAGCCTCTTCTACCAGCCGGCCATCACCTTCACCGGGCTGGGCTCCGGCATTGACAGCCAGACCATGATCAACCGGCTGGTGGAGGTGGAGGGCCGCCAGCTCAAGAGATTCAGCGCCTGGAAAGAGGAATGGCTGGCCAAGATCGAGGCCCTGAGCGCCCTTGAGGACAAACTCCGGGCCTTCCGCACCACGGCTGCAGGCATGGACAGCCCCGGCGAATTCCAGGTGCGCCAGGTGAGCGTCAGCGACCCCGGGATGCTTGCGGCCAGCGCTGCTCCTGGCGCCGCCCTGGGCAGCCACCGGCTCCTCATTCAGCAGCTGGCCCAAAATGAGGTGGAGGTGCACCAGGGCCTGCCCGGGGCCGACACGGTGGTGAACGCCAGCGGCACCGCCAAGACCCTGGCCCTCACTTACGCCGGCAGCACCTTCACGGTGAATGTCCCTTCCGGGGCCACCCTCACAGACCTGGCTGCGGCCATTAACGGCAGCGGCGCCAACCCGGGGGTGCAGGCCCTGGTGGTGGATCTGGGGGCCGCGGCGGGGGCCAGCCGCTACCGGCTCATGCTCCAGGGCCGGGACACCGGCGCCGCCAACACCATCACGGTGGCTGACGCCCTCACCACCTTAAACGGCACGGACGGCACCCTGGACTTCACCGCCGCCACCTTCAGCGAGACCCAAAACGCCGCCAACGCTCAGCTGCGCCTCAACGGTTACCCCCCTGACGGCTGGATCGAGCGCAGCGCCAACCTGATCACCGACCTCATCCCGGGGGTGAGCCTCAGCCTCAGCGGGACTTCCGCCACCCCGGTCACGGTGTCAGTGGCCCCGGACACCGCCGCCATGCAGGAAAAGATCACCGCCCTGGTGGAGAGATACAACGAGGTGGCGGCCTATATCCGGGAGCTCACCAAATTCGACCCGGTGACGAAAAAGGCCGGGTTATTGCTGGGAAACTACGTGGTGCAGCTGGTGAAAAGCGGCCTCACCCAAGCAGCCACCGGCAATGCCCCGGGGTTTGCCTCGCCTGCCGACCCCTACCTCAGCCTGGCCCAGGTGGGGATCACCACCGATGCCGACCCGTCCTCCCCCACCTTTGGGCAGCTCAAGCTGGACGAGGCCGCCCTCAGTGCCGCCCTGCGGGAGCGGCCCGAGGCGGTGGGGGAGCTCTTCGCCGCCGCCTTTGCCGGCGTGAGCGACGACACCACCGGCACCATCAGCTATGTCAGCGCCTTGCCGGACATCACCAAGCCGGGAATTTATGCGGTCACCGCCACCGTCCAGGGCGGGGTTCTTACCGGCGGCACCATCAACGGCCATCCGGCCATCGTCTCCGGCGATACCCTGACCGGCGCCGCGGGCTTTCCGGAATACGGCCTGGCCGTCAAGGTGGCCCTCACCGACGGTGATCACACCGGGGTGGTGCGCCTCAAAAGCGGCCTCAGCCGTACCCTGAGGGACAGACTGGATGAGCTCCTGAGCCTGGCCACCGGCCCGGTGCATATCCTCATCAAGAATTATCAGGACATCATCAATGGTATTGATGACAAGATCGAACTGGAGACAAGGCGGCTGGAGGCCTACCGCCAGCGCCTCACCGAGCAGTTTGCCCGCCTGGAGGCGGTGCTGGGCCAGCTGAACGACCAGGCCAATTACCTGGCCGGCCAGATCCAGAAAATGAACAATACCAGGTCGTAA
- a CDS encoding flagellin → MSLVINHNLMAMTASRHLTATYSRLSQSVARLASGLRINSAADDAAGLAIREMMRTDIRVLNQGVRNANDALSLIQTADGALSVIDEKLTRMKELAEQAATGTYTDVQRLIMDSEYQAMASEITRIANATDFNGVKLLDGSLSGGGFDGSAGNQMKIHFGTGNSSAEDYYYIRINAATASALGVGNAIDATRAGYTISTQAAAQQALEAIDAAITSKDNIRANLGALANRLANTITNLTIQAENLQAAESRISDVNVATEMTEFVRNQILTQAAVAMLAQANALPQLALQLIRG, encoded by the coding sequence ATGAGTCTGGTCATCAACCACAACCTCATGGCGATGACCGCGTCTCGCCATCTTACCGCCACTTACAGCCGCCTGTCCCAGTCGGTGGCCCGCTTGGCCTCGGGTCTGCGCATCAATTCCGCCGCCGATGACGCCGCCGGTCTGGCCATCCGGGAGATGATGCGCACCGACATCCGGGTGCTCAACCAGGGGGTGCGCAACGCCAACGACGCCCTCTCCCTTATCCAGACGGCGGACGGGGCCCTGTCGGTCATTGACGAGAAGCTCACCCGCATGAAAGAGCTGGCGGAGCAGGCGGCCACCGGCACCTATACCGATGTCCAGCGCCTCATCATGGACAGCGAGTATCAGGCCATGGCCTCGGAGATCACCCGGATCGCCAACGCCACGGACTTCAACGGCGTCAAGCTCCTGGACGGCAGCCTCTCCGGCGGCGGCTTTGACGGCAGCGCCGGCAACCAGATGAAGATTCACTTTGGCACCGGCAACAGCTCCGCCGAGGACTACTACTACATCCGCATCAATGCGGCCACCGCCTCGGCTTTGGGAGTGGGCAACGCCATTGACGCCACCCGGGCGGGCTACACCATCAGCACCCAGGCGGCGGCCCAACAGGCCTTGGAGGCCATCGACGCGGCCATCACCTCCAAGGACAACATCCGGGCCAACCTGGGAGCCCTGGCCAACCGCCTGGCCAACACCATCACCAACCTCACCATCCAGGCGGAGAACCTGCAGGCGGCGGAATCCCGCATTTCGGACGTCAACGTGGCTACGGAAATGACGGAATTCGTGCGCAACCAGATCCTCACCCAGGCGGCGGTGGCCATGCTGGCCCAGGCCAACGCCCTGCCGCAGCTGGCCCTGCAGCTCATCCGCGGCTGA
- a CDS encoding DHH family phosphoesterase encodes MSNVTAMKSQLARLYQLFHHEDHLLILIDADPDSIASALALKRLLWHRISGCLISPIRPITRSQNQRMVRLLNIPLVPYPEVDPAHFTRFALVDSQPPHHELFARHRYDLIIDHHPRHPDTTARMLDIRPSYGATSTILTEYLRAARIKPSLQLATALYYGIKTDTANFERPACEADIRAFHFLFRYTRLALVRRLEFAELTLGMLQYYQQALRRYRVKGNRLYTFLGPVSTPDILVIIADSFLRVEEISWTIVGGIYQDQLVVIFRNDGLRKNAGRLAQAAFGKLGKAGGHATSARAEVPLTKLEKYLPPWSGQWQAWLDFLMERVEKAGRLARKKKEGTPPPAEAS; translated from the coding sequence GTGAGCAACGTGACTGCGATGAAATCCCAGCTTGCCCGACTGTATCAACTTTTTCACCACGAGGATCATCTCCTCATCCTCATTGATGCCGACCCGGACTCCATCGCCAGCGCCCTGGCCCTGAAAAGGCTCTTGTGGCATCGCATCTCCGGCTGCCTCATCTCCCCCATCCGGCCCATCACCCGCTCCCAAAACCAAAGGATGGTGCGCCTGCTGAACATTCCCCTGGTGCCGTATCCGGAGGTGGACCCGGCCCATTTCACCCGTTTCGCCCTGGTGGATTCCCAGCCCCCCCACCATGAGCTCTTCGCCCGCCACCGCTACGACCTCATCATCGACCACCACCCCCGACATCCGGACACCACCGCCCGGATGCTGGATATCCGGCCTTCTTATGGCGCCACCTCCACCATCCTGACGGAATACCTGCGGGCCGCCCGCATCAAGCCTTCTCTGCAGCTGGCCACCGCCCTCTATTACGGCATCAAAACCGATACCGCCAATTTCGAGCGGCCCGCCTGCGAAGCCGACATTCGGGCTTTTCATTTTCTCTTCCGCTACACCCGCCTGGCCCTGGTGCGCCGGCTGGAATTCGCCGAGCTCACTTTGGGGATGCTGCAATACTACCAGCAGGCCCTGCGGCGCTACCGGGTGAAAGGCAACCGCCTGTACACCTTCCTGGGGCCGGTCTCCACCCCGGACATCCTGGTGATCATCGCCGATTCCTTTCTCCGGGTGGAGGAGATCTCCTGGACCATCGTGGGGGGCATCTATCAGGATCAGCTCGTCGTCATCTTCCGCAATGACGGGCTGCGTAAGAATGCCGGGCGCCTGGCCCAGGCCGCCTTCGGTAAACTGGGCAAGGCGGGGGGGCACGCCACCAGCGCCCGAGCCGAGGTGCCTCTCACCAAGCTGGAGAAATACCTGCCGCCCTGGTCCGGGCAGTGGCAGGCGTGGCTGGATTTCCTGATGGAGCGGGTGGAAAAGGCGGGCCGCCTGGCCCGCAAGAAGAAAGAGGGAACCCCGCCCCCGGCGGAGGCCTCCTAG
- the rfaE1 gene encoding D-glycero-beta-D-manno-heptose-7-phosphate kinase: MTQTAIIDSLRQLDLRRFREMSLLVAGDFMLDEYIWGRVGRISPEAPVVVVRVERESRTLGGAGNVVHNLAALGAQAEVLGLTGRDRPGELLRQELAALGVSGDGLFADPARQTTRKTRVVGEQQQVVRIDRETPLPGGPDYVRFALDFAQTRLPGVQGLILSDYAKGALPPELVPELIRLARELRLPIVVDPKGRNWRRYAGATILTPNQKELEEVLGRPLKEAAELAARGQELRARLGVACLLVTQGPRGMTLLDDTGALHLPARTPREVFDVSGAGDTVVAVLALGLALGLPLPQAAALANTAAGVVVTKRGTAPILPGELEQELQGHVHREEKVVSLRDLRFILAHLKAQGKRVVFTNGCFDLLHVGHVKFLEDARRLGDVLVVALDSDASVRQVKGEGRPVLDQEQRQRLLAALAAVDYVTLFDSAELPRILAELRPDVLAKGSNYPEEEVAGREVVEAYGGEVRLVPIREDISISGIIHQIRNG, encoded by the coding sequence ATGACCCAGACCGCCATTATCGACAGCCTGCGCCAGCTGGACCTGCGCCGTTTCCGGGAGATGAGCCTCCTGGTGGCCGGGGATTTCATGCTGGATGAATACATCTGGGGCCGGGTGGGGCGCATCTCCCCCGAGGCGCCGGTGGTGGTGGTGCGGGTGGAGCGGGAGAGCCGCACTTTGGGCGGGGCAGGCAACGTGGTGCACAACCTGGCCGCCCTGGGGGCCCAGGCGGAGGTCCTGGGGCTCACCGGCCGGGACCGTCCTGGGGAGCTTTTGCGCCAGGAGCTTGCCGCCCTGGGGGTCTCCGGAGACGGTCTCTTTGCCGACCCGGCCCGTCAGACCACCCGCAAGACCCGGGTGGTGGGGGAGCAGCAGCAGGTGGTGCGCATCGACCGGGAGACCCCCCTCCCCGGCGGGCCCGATTATGTGCGTTTTGCCCTGGACTTTGCCCAGACCCGCCTGCCCGGCGTTCAGGGCCTCATCCTTTCGGACTACGCCAAGGGGGCCCTCCCCCCGGAGCTGGTGCCGGAGCTCATCCGGCTGGCCCGGGAGCTCCGCCTCCCCATCGTGGTGGACCCCAAGGGCCGCAACTGGCGGCGCTATGCCGGGGCCACCATCCTCACCCCCAACCAGAAGGAGCTGGAGGAGGTCCTGGGCCGCCCTCTCAAAGAAGCGGCGGAGCTGGCGGCCCGGGGGCAGGAGCTCAGGGCCCGCCTGGGCGTGGCCTGCCTTCTCGTGACCCAGGGCCCCCGGGGCATGACCCTCCTGGACGATACCGGCGCCCTGCACCTGCCGGCCCGCACCCCCAGGGAAGTCTTCGATGTCTCCGGCGCCGGGGACACGGTGGTGGCGGTCCTGGCCCTGGGGCTGGCCCTGGGTCTGCCTCTCCCCCAGGCCGCGGCCCTGGCCAACACCGCCGCCGGGGTGGTGGTCACCAAGCGGGGCACCGCCCCCATCCTCCCGGGCGAGCTGGAGCAGGAGCTCCAAGGCCACGTGCACCGGGAGGAAAAGGTGGTGAGCCTGCGGGACCTGCGCTTTATCCTCGCCCACCTGAAGGCCCAGGGGAAAAGGGTGGTCTTCACCAACGGCTGCTTCGATCTGTTGCACGTGGGCCACGTGAAATTCCTGGAGGACGCCCGCCGCCTGGGGGATGTCCTGGTGGTGGCCTTGGATTCCGATGCCTCGGTGCGCCAGGTGAAGGGGGAGGGCAGGCCGGTCCTGGATCAGGAGCAGCGCCAGCGCCTGCTGGCCGCCCTGGCCGCAGTGGACTACGTCACCTTGTTCGATTCCGCCGAGCTGCCCCGGATTCTGGCGGAGCTCCGGCCCGATGTGCTGGCCAAGGGGAGCAACTACCCCGAAGAGGAGGTGGCGGGCCGGGAGGTGGTGGAAGCCTACGGCGGCGAGGTGCGCCTCGTGCCCATCCGGGAGGACATCTCCATCTCCGGCATCATCCACCAGATCCGAAACGGCTGA
- a CDS encoding UDP-glucose/GDP-mannose dehydrogenase family protein produces the protein MKLAIIGTGYVGLVTGTCFAEMGNEVICVDADAAKIQALEAGRMPIYEPGLEDYVKRNVAEGRLFFTTDLAQAVQKSLIIFIAVGTPQDTDGSADLSAVVAVAHEIGKAMNGYKVVVEKSTVPVGTANLVRQAIRAELQARGVDYEFDVVSNPEFLKEGTAIEDFMKPDRIVVGADDVRVAELMKELYAPFVRTNHPIIVMNVVSAELTKYAANAFLACKISFINEIANICSLTGADIAMVRAGIGSDPRIGNLFLFPGLGYGGSCFPKDMQALIHTARSRGYTPRLLEAAEAINRDQRRLFVDRVVNYFQGDVSGRTLAVWGLSFKPGTDDMREAPSLTVLSELGKRGARFQAYDPKAMEEARHLLGGNPQVTFAASSYEALEGADALLIHTEWPLFREPDFERMKALMKSPVIFDGRNLYKPDKLARLGFQYFYIGQPQEK, from the coding sequence ATGAAACTGGCCATCATTGGCACCGGCTACGTAGGCCTGGTCACCGGCACCTGCTTTGCGGAAATGGGCAACGAGGTCATCTGCGTGGACGCCGACGCCGCCAAGATCCAGGCGCTGGAGGCAGGGCGCATGCCCATCTACGAGCCGGGGCTGGAGGATTACGTCAAGCGCAACGTGGCCGAAGGCCGCCTCTTTTTCACCACCGACCTGGCCCAGGCGGTGCAAAAAAGCCTCATCATCTTCATCGCCGTGGGCACCCCCCAGGACACCGACGGCTCCGCCGACCTCTCCGCAGTGGTGGCCGTGGCCCACGAGATCGGCAAGGCCATGAACGGCTACAAGGTGGTGGTGGAAAAATCCACCGTGCCGGTGGGCACCGCCAACCTGGTGCGCCAAGCCATCCGGGCAGAGCTCCAGGCCCGGGGGGTGGACTATGAGTTCGATGTGGTCTCCAACCCGGAATTCCTCAAGGAAGGCACCGCCATTGAGGATTTCATGAAGCCGGACCGCATCGTGGTGGGGGCCGACGACGTGCGGGTGGCGGAGCTCATGAAGGAGCTCTATGCGCCTTTTGTGCGCACCAACCACCCCATCATCGTCATGAACGTGGTCTCCGCCGAGCTCACCAAGTACGCCGCCAACGCCTTTTTGGCCTGCAAGATCTCGTTTATCAATGAGATCGCCAACATCTGCTCCTTGACCGGGGCGGACATCGCCATGGTGCGGGCCGGTATCGGCTCGGACCCCCGCATCGGCAACCTCTTCCTCTTCCCCGGCCTGGGCTACGGCGGTTCCTGCTTCCCCAAGGACATGCAGGCCCTCATCCACACCGCCCGCTCCCGGGGCTACACCCCGCGGCTCTTGGAGGCGGCGGAGGCCATCAACCGGGATCAGCGCCGGCTGTTTGTGGACCGGGTGGTGAACTATTTCCAGGGCGACGTAAGCGGCCGCACCCTGGCGGTCTGGGGTCTGTCCTTCAAGCCCGGCACCGACGACATGCGGGAGGCCCCTAGCCTCACGGTGCTCTCCGAGCTGGGGAAACGGGGGGCCCGCTTCCAGGCCTACGATCCCAAGGCCATGGAGGAGGCCCGGCATCTCCTGGGCGGCAACCCCCAGGTCACCTTTGCCGCCTCCAGCTACGAAGCCCTGGAGGGCGCCGACGCCCTCCTCATCCACACCGAGTGGCCCCTCTTCCGGGAGCCGGACTTCGAGCGCATGAAGGCCCTGATGAAGTCGCCGGTGATCTTCGACGGCCGCAACCTCTACAAGCCGGACAAGCTGGCCCGGTTGGGCTTCCAATACTTTTACATCGGCCAGCCCCAGGAAAAATGA
- the lptD gene encoding LPS assembly protein LptD: MMWTPLRTWTLALLLVATALSLAAAGQELELFGGQRFQGLPWRLRAEKVSYDAARRLYVAEGRVELSQGDRRLTAQRLELEEQTKVARLFGEVVLVSGEDVLSGKEGIVNLATQAGELKDARLFLRRNHFHLAAGVIRKTGEKTYYAEKARITTCDADRPAWSFEVRRVTVELEGYAATQGNVLRLAGVPVLYSPVAVLPVLTERQSGLLQPYIGRQRQAGWVVEVPFYWAMSPNADATFYQNYLSERGYQQGLEVRWRGHGGAALTFQGAYLSDGKEGVKTSNRYWLAGMATYPLGERFEARLTLDRVSDFNYLRDFNYGHLGLSGFSRDLATDFGRNLEGQEVQNRVSTGLVAGSLPWGSLTAYARYYQILNQNLPRPYNRLPGLALDTVRIPVGPWPLFVGLQGSYTHFYQERTQTGQKLELRPTLWWQAQPLPGVFWNSQVGLRETFFRMDQHAPGGVTGENLFRTLYDVKLSLAGLVYRDYGRGEGTSYYRHFLRPEITYWNMPRYQARRYPDFDPFDQGWVVNVTRNLPVREGDAPLGGVNALTYGFSSTLLSRRLNPDGQVRVEDIFWFRLTHGVFFTSSSMGMDGTDFKHHRLADFYAESEIYPLKHLALGFNVGFSPYSEGFNRANVKLVFYDKNRQNYLNVGYLYLKDFANQINVATHLNLLPSLKVSLKASHTFLTGKKLEKSYGVVLQRQCWGLAFSYATLPGDQRVGFSIILPGLLEKFQKAPIQVPEELRPH; this comes from the coding sequence ATGATGTGGACCCCGCTGCGCACTTGGACCCTGGCCCTGCTTCTGGTGGCCACAGCCCTCTCCCTAGCCGCTGCCGGCCAGGAGCTGGAGCTTTTCGGTGGCCAGCGGTTCCAGGGCCTGCCGTGGCGCCTGCGGGCCGAGAAGGTGAGTTACGACGCCGCCCGGCGCCTCTATGTGGCGGAGGGGCGGGTGGAACTCTCCCAGGGCGACCGCCGCCTCACCGCCCAGCGCCTGGAGCTGGAGGAGCAGACCAAGGTGGCCCGCCTCTTCGGGGAGGTGGTCCTGGTTTCGGGCGAGGATGTGCTGAGCGGCAAGGAAGGTATCGTCAATCTGGCCACCCAGGCCGGCGAGCTCAAGGACGCCCGCCTCTTCCTCAGGCGCAACCATTTCCACCTGGCCGCCGGCGTCATCCGCAAGACCGGGGAGAAGACCTATTATGCCGAAAAGGCCCGGATCACCACCTGCGACGCCGACCGGCCGGCCTGGAGCTTTGAGGTCCGGCGGGTGACGGTGGAGCTGGAGGGCTACGCCGCCACCCAGGGCAACGTCCTGCGGCTGGCCGGCGTGCCGGTGCTCTATTCCCCGGTGGCGGTGTTGCCGGTCCTGACGGAACGCCAGTCCGGCTTGCTGCAGCCGTATATCGGCCGCCAACGGCAGGCGGGGTGGGTGGTGGAGGTGCCCTTTTACTGGGCCATGAGCCCCAACGCCGATGCCACCTTCTATCAGAATTACCTCTCGGAGCGGGGCTACCAGCAGGGGCTGGAGGTGCGCTGGCGAGGCCACGGCGGGGCGGCGCTGACCTTCCAGGGGGCTTATCTCAGCGACGGCAAGGAGGGGGTCAAGACCTCCAACCGCTACTGGCTGGCAGGCATGGCCACCTATCCCCTGGGCGAGCGCTTCGAGGCCCGCCTCACCCTGGACCGGGTCAGCGATTTCAATTACCTCCGGGATTTCAATTACGGCCACCTGGGCCTCTCCGGCTTTTCCCGGGATCTGGCGACGGACTTCGGCCGCAATCTGGAGGGCCAGGAGGTGCAGAACCGGGTCTCCACCGGGCTTGTGGCCGGCAGCCTCCCCTGGGGCAGCCTCACCGCCTATGCCCGCTACTACCAGATCTTAAACCAGAACCTGCCCCGGCCCTATAACCGCCTGCCCGGACTGGCCCTGGATACCGTGCGCATTCCCGTGGGCCCCTGGCCCCTGTTTGTCGGCCTGCAGGGGTCATATACCCACTTCTACCAGGAGCGCACCCAGACGGGCCAGAAGCTGGAGCTGCGGCCCACCCTGTGGTGGCAGGCCCAGCCCCTGCCTGGGGTCTTCTGGAACTCCCAGGTGGGCCTCCGGGAGACCTTCTTCCGGATGGACCAGCACGCCCCCGGCGGGGTCACCGGAGAGAACCTCTTCCGGACGCTGTATGATGTCAAACTCTCCCTGGCCGGGCTGGTCTACCGGGACTACGGCCGGGGGGAAGGCACCTCCTATTACCGGCATTTCCTGCGGCCGGAGATCACCTACTGGAATATGCCCCGCTATCAGGCCCGGCGCTACCCGGACTTCGACCCCTTTGACCAGGGCTGGGTGGTGAACGTCACCCGCAACCTGCCGGTGCGGGAGGGGGATGCCCCTTTGGGCGGGGTCAACGCCCTCACCTACGGTTTTTCCAGCACCCTCTTAAGCCGCCGGCTAAACCCCGACGGCCAGGTGCGGGTGGAGGATATCTTCTGGTTCCGGCTGACCCACGGCGTCTTTTTCACCTCCAGCAGCATGGGGATGGACGGCACCGACTTCAAGCACCACCGCTTAGCGGATTTTTATGCCGAATCGGAAATCTACCCCCTCAAGCACCTGGCCCTGGGTTTTAATGTGGGGTTCTCCCCCTATTCCGAGGGCTTCAACCGGGCCAACGTCAAGCTGGTTTTTTATGACAAAAATCGTCAAAATTATTTAAATGTGGGTTATCTTTACCTGAAGGATTTTGCCAATCAGATCAACGTGGCCACGCACCTCAACCTCCTGCCCTCGCTCAAGGTCTCCCTCAAGGCCAGCCACACCTTCCTCACCGGCAAAAAGCTGGAGAAGTCCTATGGTGTGGTCCTGCAGCGCCAGTGCTGGGGGCTGGCCTTCTCCTACGCCACCTTGCCCGGCGACCAGCGCGTCGGTTTTTCGATTATTCTTCCAGGACTGTTGGAGAAATTTCAAAAAGCGCCGATACAGGTTCCAGAGGAGCTCAGACCTCATTAA
- a CDS encoding nucleotide sugar dehydrogenase — MTLLDKLRQRQALVGVIGLGYVGLPLVLRFLEEGFPVLGFDTDPAKVEKLNRGESYIKHIAAHRLKEWATGAAPRFAATSDLSRLHEPDALLICVPTPLTPHREPDLRYVEATTRAIAQVLRPGQLVSLESTTYPGTTEEVLLPLLSARGTVGRDFFLVFSPEREDPGNPTFGVKNIPKVVGGVTPACLEHGVALYESIVDKVVPVSSPKAAEMSKLLENIYRAVNIALVNELKALCLRLGIDIFEVIEAAKTKPFGFQAFYPGPGLGGHCIPIDPFYLTWKAREYDCPTRFIELAGEVNTSMPYFVVERIVEVLNNAGRALKGARILVLGIAYKKDIDDNRESPGVKILDLLLQRGAWVDYHDPHIPHCRGMRHYPHLDLASVPLTAESLASYDCVVLVTDHSAYDYPWIARHARLIVDTRNAFKGIPGEHIHLA, encoded by the coding sequence ATGACTTTGCTGGACAAACTCCGCCAGCGCCAGGCCCTGGTGGGGGTCATCGGCCTGGGCTATGTGGGTCTGCCCCTGGTGCTGCGCTTTTTGGAGGAAGGCTTTCCCGTCCTTGGCTTTGACACCGACCCCGCCAAGGTGGAGAAGCTCAATCGGGGGGAATCCTATATCAAGCACATTGCCGCCCACCGCCTCAAGGAGTGGGCCACGGGCGCGGCGCCCCGTTTTGCCGCCACCAGTGATTTGAGCCGCCTCCACGAGCCCGACGCCCTGCTCATCTGCGTGCCCACGCCCCTCACCCCGCACCGGGAGCCGGATCTGCGCTACGTGGAGGCCACCACCAGGGCCATCGCCCAGGTGCTGAGGCCGGGGCAGCTTGTCTCCCTGGAGTCCACCACCTACCCCGGCACCACCGAGGAGGTCCTGCTGCCTTTGCTCTCCGCCCGGGGCACCGTGGGCCGCGACTTTTTCCTCGTCTTTTCGCCGGAGCGGGAGGATCCCGGCAACCCCACCTTCGGGGTCAAGAACATCCCCAAGGTGGTGGGAGGCGTCACCCCCGCCTGCCTGGAGCACGGCGTGGCCCTGTATGAGAGCATCGTGGATAAGGTGGTGCCCGTCTCCTCCCCCAAGGCGGCGGAGATGAGCAAACTCCTGGAAAACATCTACCGGGCGGTGAACATCGCCCTGGTGAACGAGCTCAAGGCGCTGTGTCTCCGCCTGGGGATTGATATCTTCGAGGTGATTGAAGCAGCCAAGACCAAGCCCTTCGGGTTCCAGGCCTTTTATCCCGGCCCGGGGCTGGGGGGCCACTGCATCCCCATCGACCCTTTCTACCTCACCTGGAAGGCCCGGGAGTATGACTGCCCCACCCGGTTCATTGAGCTCGCCGGGGAGGTCAACACCTCCATGCCCTATTTCGTGGTGGAGCGCATCGTGGAGGTGCTCAATAATGCCGGACGGGCCCTCAAGGGCGCCCGCATCCTGGTCTTAGGAATTGCCTATAAGAAGGATATTGACGACAACCGGGAATCCCCGGGGGTGAAGATTCTGGACCTGTTGCTCCAGCGGGGCGCCTGGGTGGACTATCACGACCCCCACATCCCCCATTGCCGGGGCATGCGCCACTATCCCCATCTGGACCTGGCCTCCGTCCCCCTCACTGCCGAGAGCTTGGCGAGCTATGACTGCGTGGTCCTGGTCACCGATCACAGCGCCTATGACTACCCCTGGATTGCCCGGCACGCCCGCCTGATTGTGGACACCCGCAATGCGTTTAAGGGCATTCCCGGGGAGCACATCCACCTGGCCTGA